CGATGCCGTTCCACGGGCCGGGGGCGAAGTACCCGACGGCTTCGAGGAGTTGGCGGTAGAAGTAGCTCTCGGACCAGAGGAAGGGAACGTCGAACCAGGAGCGGCCGAAGCGACCTTGCCCCCAGGTGTCCCACTGCGCCCGGTCCGCCGCCGCCCGGCCGAGCGGTTCGATGACGCCCTCGGCACCGTTCTTCAGCAGGGCGTCGAGGGCGCGGTGCTGCTCGGGGCCGTACGGGAAGGCGCCCTGGACCTTCCGGATGAGCGCCGGATGCCGCTCGGCCAGCACGCTCCAGGGGAACGAACCCGGCTCGTTGCTGAGGATCACGGGGGCGTCGGCGGGTTCGGGCGAGAGGGCGGGTTGGGGCATGCGGCTCACCGTACCCGGCACGGCCGAAGGGGCCGACCGGCACACGCGTGCCGACCGGCCCCTCCCCCCGTAAAGGCCCGCTGAGCTGCTCAGAAGGTGAGCTTCCAGCTGTTCAGCGTGCCCGTGTCCTGCGCGGCCACGTCCTGGACGCGGAGCTTCCAGGTGCCGTTCGCCACCTCGCTGGAGGCGTCGACCGTGTAGGTGGTGTTCACGTTGTCCGCGGAGTCCGAGGTGCTGGAGGCCTTCAGACGGTAGGTCGAGCCGTCCGGGGCGACCAGGTCGATCACCAGGTCACCGCGGTAGGTGTGGGTGATGTCGACGGCGGCCTTGAGGGTCGAGGGCGCGTTGCCGCTGATGCCGCTGACGGTGATCGGCGACGTGATGGCCGAGCCCGCGTCCGGGATGGACGCGGCCGAGGTGCTGCTGAAGGTGGTGCCGGTCGTGGTGCCACCGGAGGTGCTCACCGCCTGCACCGTCTTGGTGGCGTCTGCCAGACCGGCGCCACAGCCACCCGAGCAACTGCCGGGCAGGGGACGGGCGTTGGTCTTGATGGCCGACTCGACCTGGGCCGGTGTCAGCGCGGAGTTCGCCGACTTCATCAGCGCGACCAGGCCCGCGATGTGCGGGGTGGCCATGCTGGTGCCCTGGTAGTACTCGTACGACTCCGTGGACGGCGTCTTCGTACCGGAGTTGAGCGTGGAGAGGATGCCGTTGGCGGTGCCGGTGTTCATCTCGCCGCCGGGGGCGGAGATGTCCACGAGGGAACCGTAGTTGGAGTACGAGGCCTTGGCGCCGGTACGGCCGGTGGCGCCGACCGAGATGACGTTGTTGCAGTTGCCCGGCGAGTGGTTGGAGACGTTGTCGTTGTCGTTGCCGGCCGCGACGACAACCGTGGTGCCGCGGTTCACGGCGGCCGTGATGGCGCTCTGCGTCGCGGAGGAGCAGGCGCCGTCACCGCCCAGGCTCATGTTGATGACCTTGGCGACGTTGGTGTTGGCGGGGACGCCGGAGACCGAACCGCCGGACGCCCAGGTGATGGCGTCGATGATGTCGGAGTCGTAGCCGCCGCACTTGCCGAGGACGCGCAGCGGGGAGATCTTCGCGTTGTACGCGATGCCCGCGACACCCTTGTTGTTGTTGGTGACGGCGGCGATGGTGCCCGCGACGTGCGTGCCGTGCCAGGAGGAGTCGCTGGCGGGGATGTTGGCGCCGCACTCGTTCGCCGCGTAGTAGTCGCCCGGGTCGGCCGGGTTGCTGTCGCGTCCGTCGCCGTCGACCGAGACCGCGGTGTCGGAGATGAAGTCGTAGCCGCCGACGATGTTCGCGGCGACGTCGGAGTGCGTGACGTATCCCGTGTCGATGACGGCGACGGTCACGCCGCTGCCGGTCGAAGTGGCCCAGGCACCCGGCACACGCATGCCGGCGGTGGCCTCGAAGAGGTCCCACTGCTTGCTGTACTCGGTGTCGTTCGGGTCAGCCTGCGGCTTGTTGAGGCGGTCCGGTACGACATAGGCGACCTGCGGGTCGGCCCGGTACTCGGAGATGACGTCGGCGACGTCCGCGGTGCTGAGCCTGTCACCGAGGTCGACGAGCGCGGCGCCCGTACCGAGGCGGCGCGTGAAGTCGAGGTCCTCGCCCGCTTCCTTGCCCTTGGCCGCGGCGTCGGCGTCGGCGGCCTTGTTGGACTTGGCCTCGGCGGCACCGGCCTTGTAGCCGACGATCAGGCGCTCGGCGGGGGCCGGCGCGGCGGCCGGCTGCGCGGTGGAGGCGTCGGTACCGTCGGCGGGGGTCTGGGCGACGGCGACCGTGGTGGCCATTCCGGCCATCAGGGTGACCGACAGCGCGGCGACGGATATCAGCTTCCGTCCGGCGGAGCGGGAGGGGGACGTACGCAAGGGGCTTGGCCTTTCCCTGGCCTGCTCCGTCCGGGCAGGGCGGGCGCGGAGCAGCGGTCTGATCGCTTCGTCGTCGAAGCGGCGGGGGGTGAAGACGAGAGGTCAGGACGAGAGGTCAAAACAGAGGTCGGACGACGGGTCGAGACAGAGAGCTGCGCGGCGGCCGGCCATGCGCGAGCGACCTTTCCAGGGGTTACCTGTGGGTCAGCTGTGCTCGAACGATAGGCAAAGGCCAGGTAAGAGGGATACAGGGGAAACCCTCGATCTGGCCGAGAAGAGACCCTATCCGGGGCCCAGTTGACCGCCTTCGACCCCTTTTGCCCCCTTGGAAAAGGTCTGACGGGCCAGGGCTCGCGTCTGAACGCACGGCACAGGATTCCCGTACTCCTCGATGCCACCCCCCACCCCACCGCCCGAGGAGTCCCCCGGATGACCGCACATCGCAGGGCCGGCGCGACCGCCGCCGCCATGGCGGCCCCGCTCCTGCTGACGACGTGGGCCGCGGTGCCGGCCCAGGCGCACGGCGCGCCGACGGATCCGGTCAGCCGGGTGTTCGCCTGTTCCCCGGAGGGCGGCGACCGGGCGAAGACCGCGGCCTGCGGGGCCGCGATCGCCGCGAACGGCACCCCGTTCACGGCCTGGGACAACCTCCGGGTCGCCGATGTGGGCGGCCGGGACCGCCAGGTGATCCCCGACGGCAAGCTGTGCAGCGGGGGTCTGCCCGCGTACAAGGGCCTCGACCTCGCCCGCGCCGACTATCCCGCCACGCGGCTGACGCCCGGCGCGGCGTTCACGCTCGCGTACAGCTCGACGATCCCGCACACGGGCACCTTCAAGCTGTATCTGACGAAGCCCGGCTACGACCCGACGCGGCCCCTTACATGGTCCGACCTGCCGTCGAAGCCGTTTGCGACCGCCACCGATCCGGCTCTGGTGAACGGCGCCTACCGGATCAGGGCGAAGCTCCCGTCCGACCGGACCGGCCGCCAGATGCTCTACACGATCTGGCAGAACACCAGCACATCGGACACGTACTACTCCTGCTCGGACGTGGTCTTCCCGGGCGCCGCGACGAGCGGGGCCGGGGCCGCGAAGACAGGCAATCAGAAGGCAGGGTCCGGGACGGGCGGTGCCGGCTCCCCCGCGCCCGCCACGACCTCGGCCGCCCCTGAGCCGAGCGCTGCCACCGCATCCTCCGCCGCCGGGTCCGGCGCCACCGCGCCCGCGTCCGGCGCCGCACCGGCGTCGTCCGACGATCCGCTCCCGGCCGCCGCCAGCAGCCCGGACAACAGCCCTCGGGTGTCCCTGCTCGCGGGGGCCGCGGCGGCGGCGCTGATCGTCACCACGGGCGTGGCGGTCGCGCTGGGCCGACGGCGAGTCCGTCGGCCCAGGTGAAATCCGCGATCGTAGCGGTCAGTTGAACCTCGCGGCCGTAGCGGTCATGTGAACTCCACGGCCGCAGCGGTCAGTTGACGAAGACCGCCGGGCTGCCCGACTGGCCGGTGTCGGCGACCGGGGCGTACTTCGCGGTGAAGTAGCCGTTGCTGAAGCACAGCGACGAGCCCGAGGTCTTGGTGAAGTGCTGGGCGGCGAAGGCGATGCTGTTGTCGGCGTTGCTCGCCGTGCCGGAGAGGCTGGGCGCCTGATAGACGCAGCTGATGCTGCCCAGCAGAGTGCGCAGCTTGACCGTGGTCTGGATGACGGAGCCGGCCGCCGGGGTCACGGTGACGGTGCCGTCGGAGGCCACGGTCGTCGTGTACGGCACATTGTCGACCGTGATGCTGGTGACGCCGAGCACGCCGACGACGTTGGCGGTGCAGTCCCCGAAGGTGTGCGCGGTCAGGGACTCGGTGGCGGCGCCCGGCGCCGCCGGGTTGTCGGTGACGGTGGCGGTGAAGGCCGACGAGGCACAGGAGACGCCGCTCGTGCCGGTGGCGCTGGAGTAGAGCGTGGCCGCGGTGCCGCTCGCCAGCGAGGCGTTGAGCACGTCGCCGGTGGCGACGGGGGTTCCGCCGGCGCTGCCGGTGGTGAGCACCGGGATGTCGTCGGCGGATGCGGGGACGGCCGCGGACAGCGAGAGCGCGACGGCTGCGCCGGCGAGGGCAAGGAGGGATCGAGTACGCATGGGGGTGCCTCTTCTCCGATGGGGAGTGCGGGTGGCCGCCGTCGGCCCGCGACGTCTTCTCCGTACGCCACGGGCCGACAGCGACAGCCGGGCGACCGGGCACGGCCCCAGGGGGGAAGGCGACCGTGCCGGTGCCGCGGTGGGGGGTGGTTGTGGAGCGCTGCGCGCATGCCTCAGGACGGCATGGGGCCCGGGAAGGAAACTGCCGCACCGCGAAGAGCGGGCTGCGACAACGGATCCGGCGCCACGGATCCGGGGAAACAAGGGAGAGTTGTAGACCCGTAAAACACTCAACGTCAAGGCAGGTAAGGGAAGTTGGAGGTCAGGGCCGTGCGGGACCGAGGCCTCCTTCACGGGTGACACACAATCAACATCCCTTTCCCACAAGTCTCTTGACCCTTGGATGTAACCCCGGGTAACTTCCACGTCGGTTACTGCGGCGTAACGAGAAAGCCCTTGCACCCGCCGGGAGGTTCGGGGCGACGTGCGCCGCAGCCGCTGTCCGCGCCAGGACAACGTGCCTTACGCCTCACCTGCATTGACTATGCCCAGGGAGCACACATGGCCTCGTCCTCGGACGCCTCGGCGTCCACCCCCGAACAGCCGGAAAGCGGTTCCGGCCTCGCACAGCCTGACCACGGTCCCGGTGTCGCACTGCCGGAGACGGAGATCGGCTCCGAGAGACGTGGGCGGGTCCGCCTGCGCCGCGCCGCGGTGATGGCGGTGCCTGCCACCGCGATCGCCGCGGGGTTGATGATCCTGACCGCCCAGGGAGCCCTGGGTGTGCAGTTCGCGATCTCCGGCATGCCGTTCACGGTCACCGCGACGGAGCTCAACGGCACGGGCTTCGAGCAGTTCGGCGGCCTCGACAACATGGCCGAGGGCAGCCCGAACGCCGGTGACACCGGCGGGCAGGTCCTGATCGTCACCTCCGCGATCAAGAACGCGACGCTCACCAAGCTGTGCCAGAGCGTCGACCTCGGCGGCACGAACCTGGTGATCACCGCGGGCAGCGGCTCGGACAAGGTGCAGGCGACCAACCTGACCACCGACTCGACAGAGCTGTCGGGTGACGCGTCGTTCAACAACATCGAGATCGGCAACGACGCGAGCACACTCGACAAGGCCGGCGTTCAGGGCCCCAAGGGCGTCTTCAGCCAGCAGTCCGACACCGTCCGCATCGCCAACCTGCGGCAGACCAACTACGCCACCACAGCGGCGGTGTTCAAGCTTCCGGGCCTCAAGCTCCGCTTCAGCGACCAGGGTTGCTGATGGCTTCCGCCCCGAGTCCGCGGTCCGTGAGGTCCGGCTTCCGGCGGTGGCGCGCGAACCGCCCCTTCTGGGGCGGGCTGCTGCTCACCCTGGGCGGGGCGGAGGTCCTGCTCACCGAGAAGGCGTCGCTGAAGGTCATCCTGCACAGCGGTGCGCTGGCGCTGACCGGCTACCTCCTCCCCGTCGTGATGCTGCTCTGCGGCCTGCTGATCCTCTTCAATCCCACCCAACGGCTCT
Above is a genomic segment from Streptomyces sp. R21 containing:
- a CDS encoding S8 family serine peptidase, with translation MRTSPSRSAGRKLISVAALSVTLMAGMATTVAVAQTPADGTDASTAQPAAAPAPAERLIVGYKAGAAEAKSNKAADADAAAKGKEAGEDLDFTRRLGTGAALVDLGDRLSTADVADVISEYRADPQVAYVVPDRLNKPQADPNDTEYSKQWDLFEATAGMRVPGAWATSTGSGVTVAVIDTGYVTHSDVAANIVGGYDFISDTAVSVDGDGRDSNPADPGDYYAANECGANIPASDSSWHGTHVAGTIAAVTNNNKGVAGIAYNAKISPLRVLGKCGGYDSDIIDAITWASGGSVSGVPANTNVAKVINMSLGGDGACSSATQSAITAAVNRGTTVVVAAGNDNDNVSNHSPGNCNNVISVGATGRTGAKASYSNYGSLVDISAPGGEMNTGTANGILSTLNSGTKTPSTESYEYYQGTSMATPHIAGLVALMKSANSALTPAQVESAIKTNARPLPGSCSGGCGAGLADATKTVQAVSTSGGTTTGTTFSSTSAASIPDAGSAITSPITVSGISGNAPSTLKAAVDITHTYRGDLVIDLVAPDGSTYRLKASSTSDSADNVNTTYTVDASSEVANGTWKLRVQDVAAQDTGTLNSWKLTF
- a CDS encoding lytic polysaccharide monooxygenase; the encoded protein is MTAHRRAGATAAAMAAPLLLTTWAAVPAQAHGAPTDPVSRVFACSPEGGDRAKTAACGAAIAANGTPFTAWDNLRVADVGGRDRQVIPDGKLCSGGLPAYKGLDLARADYPATRLTPGAAFTLAYSSTIPHTGTFKLYLTKPGYDPTRPLTWSDLPSKPFATATDPALVNGAYRIRAKLPSDRTGRQMLYTIWQNTSTSDTYYSCSDVVFPGAATSGAGAAKTGNQKAGSGTGGAGSPAPATTSAAPEPSAATASSAAGSGATAPASGAAPASSDDPLPAAASSPDNSPRVSLLAGAAAAALIVTTGVAVALGRRRVRRPR
- a CDS encoding Tat pathway signal sequence domain protein: MRTRSLLALAGAAVALSLSAAVPASADDIPVLTTGSAGGTPVATGDVLNASLASGTAATLYSSATGTSGVSCASSAFTATVTDNPAAPGAATESLTAHTFGDCTANVVGVLGVTSITVDNVPYTTTVASDGTVTVTPAAGSVIQTTVKLRTLLGSISCVYQAPSLSGTASNADNSIAFAAQHFTKTSGSSLCFSNGYFTAKYAPVADTGQSGSPAVFVN
- a CDS encoding DUF6230 family protein, yielding MASSSDASASTPEQPESGSGLAQPDHGPGVALPETEIGSERRGRVRLRRAAVMAVPATAIAAGLMILTAQGALGVQFAISGMPFTVTATELNGTGFEQFGGLDNMAEGSPNAGDTGGQVLIVTSAIKNATLTKLCQSVDLGGTNLVITAGSGSDKVQATNLTTDSTELSGDASFNNIEIGNDASTLDKAGVQGPKGVFSQQSDTVRIANLRQTNYATTAAVFKLPGLKLRFSDQGC
- a CDS encoding DUF6114 domain-containing protein, with protein sequence MASAPSPRSVRSGFRRWRANRPFWGGLLLTLGGAEVLLTEKASLKVILHSGALALTGYLLPVVMLLCGLLILFNPTQRLFYSLVGVLVTLGTWITSNLGGFFIGLLLGVTGCCLAFGWLPNQQPRYGMLRRRRDRRAAA